Proteins from a single region of Heterodontus francisci isolate sHetFra1 chromosome 29, sHetFra1.hap1, whole genome shotgun sequence:
- the LOC137346233 gene encoding E3 ubiquitin-protein ligase TRIM39-like, translated as MLGIINPVPASLTLDPRTANPFLEVSDDRTEVRLAEKQRDVLDNMERFSTCLCALGAEIFTTGRHYWEVEVGDNTAWIVGVAKESIQRKKDLTLKPQNGFWALELLFWRYQALTSPPTHLLLKVRPRKLGVYLDYAAGQVSLCDAGDMSHLYTFTDTFTEKLCPFFWTACKGGSLKLTALHV; from the exons ATGCTGGGAATTATCAATCCAG TCCCAGCTTCCCTGACCCTGGATCCGAGAACGGCCAATCCCTTCCTGGAAGTGTCTGACGACCGGACCGAGGTGAGACTGGCGGAGAAGCAACGGGATgtcctggacaacatggagagattcAGTACCTGCCTCTGTGCCCTGGGTGCGGAGATATTCACAACCGGGAGACACTACTGGGAGGTGGAGGTGGGCGACAACACAGCCTGGATCGTGGGTGTTGCCAAAGAGTCGATCCAGAGGAAGAAGGATCTCACGCTGAAACCCCAGAACGGTTTCTGGGCCCTGGAGCTGTTGTTCTGGAGGTACCAAGCTCTGACCTCGCCTCCCACCCATCTCCTCCTGAAAGTCAGACCCAGGAAGCTGGGCGTTTACCTGGACTACGCGGCAGGGCAGGTGTCTCTGTGTGACGCTGGCGACATGTCCCACCTTTACACCTTCACTGACACCTTCACTGAGAAACTCTGCCCTTTCTTCTGGACTGCTTGCAAAGGGGGATCACTAAAACTAACCGCCTTACATGTATAG